ATCTGGGCGGTGGGACTCGGCGGCGGGCTGGGGCACCAGGGTTTCGTGATCGAGGGTGCCGAAAAAACAGCCCATGTATTCACCGGCAGGCTGCGCGTGCAGGGCTTCATTTTTTGGACAGAATACCTCGCGACGCAGGGCGTCATCACTGCCCCGATTGCGATCTACCAGTCGGCAACCGACAGGTTTGGGCTGTGGCATGGCGAACTGAACGTGCTGTTCGATTTTAAAGGGCGGGTGCGCAACCCCGAGCCGCAGTCGTTTATGTTTTCTGCGTCGCTGCTTTATGATTATATTAAATTCAACCACGACCTGCGTGCGTACGCGCAGCACGAGCTGACACCGATGCTCAAAGTCATGATTATCTACTGATGAAAAAGCCCGCAGAAGCCCTCATTGTCGCACTGGATTTTAGCTCAGCCGCAGAGGCGCTGAAACTTGTCGACGCACTCGGCGAGAGTGTCGTGTTTTATAAAGTAGGCATGCAGCTCTATTTTGCGGCAGGTAACAGCATCATTACCGAACTTCAAAAACGAAACAAGCTCATCTTTCTTGATTTAAAGATTAACGATATTCCCGAAACGGTTGGCAAGGCTGTTGACTCGCTTGTGAGCCTCGGCGTCAGATACCTGACTCTCTTCACGCAGGCGACGCAAATTGAGGCCGCAGCTGCGATCTTGAAGGCTCGTGGCTCTGATCTCAAATTACTGAATGTCACCGTGCTGACCAGCCAGGCGAGCACGTTTGCCGAAGTCGATGCGCGGGCCCGTCTCTCGCTGGCCGCCGGCGCACATGGCCTCATCTGTTCGGGACTTGAAGCTGCAGAGCTGCGCCGCAACCACGGGCAAGAGCCGATTCTGGTGACGCCCGGCATCAGGCTCGCTGAAAAAGCGAATGAGCCGAATGAGCGCGTGGCGTCTGGGTCTCGCAAAGACGATCAGGTACGCATTGTGACACCGGGCGACGCCATTCGCGGCGGTGCGACCAATATCGTGGTGGGTCGCCCCATCACGCAGGCGCAAAACCCTCGCGCAGTTGCGCAGGCAATTCTCGCTGAAATTGAAGGCGCATTAGGTTAGACGGGCATGGCGTTTAAAACCCTCATTGACCGTATTGGCAAGTCAAAGGTCGTCTTGTCGCCGATGGTCGGTTATTCTGACTCGCCTTACCGCCGGCTCTGCCGCAGCGAAGGCTCAGCATTCAGTATCACCGAGTTTGTTTCGACCGAGCATTTGTTTCGCTCTAACCCACGCGCCATCAGCCTTTTTCGCTATGAAGAATCTGAGCGCCCGATTGTTTTTCAGATCTTCGGCAATAATCCCGAGATTATTGTGCGGGGAGTTTCGCGCGTTCTGAATCTGAACCCCGACGGCATTGATTTGAACATGGGCTGTTCGGTGCGCAACGTCTCGAACAGCGGCTCGGGCGCAGGGCTCTTGAAGTGCCTCGATAAATCGCGCGAGATCATTCGCCGGCTCGTGGCCGAGACTGGCCTGCCCATCTCGGCGAAAATTCGCCTCGGGTGGAACCACGACTCGCTTAA
The sequence above is a segment of the Turneriella parva DSM 21527 genome. Coding sequences within it:
- the pyrF gene encoding orotidine-5'-phosphate decarboxylase, encoding MKKPAEALIVALDFSSAAEALKLVDALGESVVFYKVGMQLYFAAGNSIITELQKRNKLIFLDLKINDIPETVGKAVDSLVSLGVRYLTLFTQATQIEAAAAILKARGSDLKLLNVTVLTSQASTFAEVDARARLSLAAGAHGLICSGLEAAELRRNHGQEPILVTPGIRLAEKANEPNERVASGSRKDDQVRIVTPGDAIRGGATNIVVGRPITQAQNPRAVAQAILAEIEGALG